One Coregonus clupeaformis isolate EN_2021a chromosome 21, ASM2061545v1, whole genome shotgun sequence DNA window includes the following coding sequences:
- the csrnp1a gene encoding cysteine/serine-rich nuclear protein 1: MSGVLKRKYSEVEEEDPCYSSSSPSPPYSSPSPPSSSSLSSSASSEWESDEESCNSDNQDFTPASPTSHLPIRSILKSPKLSHDNSSHGNSVAFNQVTVFLFRRCQGFTSVPRRGGATLGMVRKHSALRRYTLAEHTQERRQRRRERLRDRLREEKLEALRQRLTASGAMDQEELDRLTIDHIDQVPDEDIEALLPAADLEDGEDGGDGGFLYPYASRQRQALLRAAGVRHIDREEKRELHALRRSREDCGCDCQGFCEPETCACSLNGIKCQMDHSNFPCGCTKDGCGNTNGRVEFNSRRVQTHYIHTVMRLELERRLQDETLTQRRDPEENQEDLQKLQDQGKHQQDSAQEEVRCPFGFTLEEEGLPLSIPTTPTFHFSSELCEVGENSCCSDMTDSSGFSAQSEDSDVGGSPRQHQPLLDVDDGGLACVLSFCDSDNEDYSMGSESDTKSGRQPSPHLPQCLSSFDTSYGLCKDTTATLGLSNAPSSHTDNTQRYTEKTHRHTDNSCRSGSFMAEYQDDNANQATALFAHSPLQDYPNTPSPSIDYSSSSYMDLSLSSDSDLELFDNFPTDYSSAPLHNSFKGHKHPDNFLHLQVLSSANVPQFNETAGACLLESLIGLSEPIETPSFTDNQLLEQVIQ; this comes from the exons ATGAGTGGGGTCCTGAAGAGGAAGTATTCCGAGGTAGAAGAGGAGGATCCttgctactcctcctcctctccctctcccccctactcctctccctctcccccctcctcctcctccctctcctcctccgcctcctcggAATGGGAGTCGGATGAGGAGAGCTGCAACAGTGACAACCAAGACTTCACCCCTGCCTCACCTACCTCCCATCTACCCA TCCGCTCCATCCTGAAGAGCCCAAAACTTTCCCATGACAACAGCAGCCATGGCAACAGTGTTGCCTTCAACCAGGTGACGGTGTTCCTGTTCCGGCGTTGCCAGGGTTTCACCAGCGTTCCGAGGCGTGGCGGTGCAACCCTGGGCATGGTGAGGAAGCACAGCGCCCTCCGGAGGTACACGCTGGCAGAGCACACCCAGGAGAGACGACAGAGGCGCAGGGAGAGACTCAGAGATAGACTGAGGGAGGAGAAGCTGGAGGCACTCAGACAGAGA ctgACAGCCAGTGGCGCTATGGACCAGGAGGAGTTGGATCGCCTCACCATCGATCATATCGACCAGGTCCCAGACGAGGACATCGAGGCCCTCCTCCCTGCGGCTGACCTTGAGGATGGGGAGGATGGGGGTGACGGGGGGTTCCTGTACCCCTACGCTTCCCGCCAAAGACAGGCCCTACTCCGGGCGGCAGGGGTGAGGCACATCGAccgggaggagaagagagagctcCATGCCCTGAGGAGATCCAGAGAGGACTGTGGATGTGACTGCCAGGGATTCTGTGAACCTGAGACCTGCGCCTGTAGTCTGAACGGGATCAAGTGCCAG ATGGACCACTCCAACTTCCCTTGCGGCTGCACCAAGGATGGCTGTGGGAATACTAACGGTCGCGTGGAGTTCAACTCCAGACGGGTCCAGACCCACTACATACACACTGTCATGAGGCTGGAGCTGGAGAGGAGACTGCAGGACGAGACACTGACCCAGAGGAGAGACCCAGAGGAGAACCAAGAGGATCTCCAGAAGCTCCAGGATCAGGGGAAGCATCAGCAGGACAGTGCCCAGGAGGAGGTGAGATGCCCCTTCGGGTTCACCTTGGAAGAAGAgggcctccctctctccatccccaccACCCCTACCTTCCACTTCAGCTCTGAACTGTGTGAGGTTGGGGAGAATAGTTGCTGTAGTGACATGACCGACTCGTCCGGCTTCTCTGCCCAGAGCGAGGACTCCGACGTGGGAGGAAGCCCTCGACAGCACCAGCCTCTCTTGGATGTGGATGATGGAGGTCTGGCCTGTGTCCTCAGCTTCTGTGACTCTGACAATGAGGACTATTCCATGGGCAGTGAAAGTGACACAAAGTCGGGCAGACAACCATCACCACACCTTCCCCAGTGTCTCAGCAGCTTCGACACGTCATACGGTCTCTGTAAAGACACCACAGCCACCCTTGGCCTGTCCAACGCACCCAGTTCACACACAGACAATACACAAAGGTACACAgagaagacacacagacacacagacaacagcTGCCGCAGCGGTTCCTTCATGGCCGAGTATCAAGACGACAATGCCAACCAAGCTACGGCCCTGTTCGCCCACAGTCCCCTCCAGGACTACCCCAACACACCCTCTCCCTCCATAGACTACTCGTCCAGCAGCTACATGGACCTCAGCCTCTCCTCTGACTCGGACTTGGAGCTCTTCGACAACTTCCCTACAGACTATAGCTCAGCCCCTCTACACAACTCATTCAAAGGTCACAAGCACCCGGACAACTTCCTGCATCTACAGGTGTTGAGTTCTGCAAATGTCCCACAGTTCAATGAGACAGCTGGCGCCTGCCTCCTGGAGTCTCTGATTGGCTTATCTGAACCAATAGAAACTCCTTCATTCACAGACAATCAGCTATTAGAGCAGGTGATTCAGTGA
- the LOC121535391 gene encoding WD repeat-containing protein 48 isoform X3: MAAHHRQNGAGRRKVQVSYVIRDEVEKYNRNGVNALQLDPALNRLFTAGRDSIIRIWSVNQHKDPYIASMEHHTDWVNDIVLCCNGKTLISASSDTTVKVWNAHKGFCMSTLRTHKDYVKALAYAKDKELVASAGLDRQIFLWDVNTLTALTASNNTVTTSSLSGNKDSIYSLAMNQMGTVIVSGSTEKVLRVWDPRTCAKLMKLKGHSDNVKSLLLNRDGTQCLSGSSDGTIRLWSLGQQRCIATYRVHDEGVWALQVNEAFTHIYSGGRDKKIYCTDLRNPDIRVLICEEKAPVLKMELDRSADPPPVIWVSTTKSSVNKWSLKGIHNFLASGDYDNDVTTPLIPLCTTPEQVIKGGASIIQCHILNDKRHIVTKDTNNNVGFWDVLKACKGEDLGKVEFDEEIKKRFKHVYVPNWFSVDLKTGMLTVTLDESDCFAAWVSAKDAGFSSSDGSDPKLNLGGLLLQALLEFWPRTHLNPMDEEEDEVNHVAVNGEQETRVQKGNGYFQVPPHTPVIFGEAGGRTLFRLLCRDSGGETESMLLNETVPQWVIDITVDKNMPKFNKIPFYLQPHSSSGAKTLKKDRLSASDMLQVRKVMEHVYEKIINLDTESQTTASSSAANDKPGETEKDEDVALMAEEKIELMCQDQVLDPNMDLRTVKHFIWKSGGDLTLHYRQKST; the protein is encoded by the exons ATGGCGGCCCACCACAGACAGAATGGCGCTGGGCGAAGGAAAGTACAG GTGTCTTATGTGATAAGAGACGAGGTGGAGAAGTACAATCGCAATGGGGTGAACGCTCTTCAGCTGGACCCTGCACTGAACCGGCTCTTCACCGCTGGGAGAGACTCTATCATCAGGATATGGAGCGTCAACCAGCACAAG GACCCTTACATCGCTTCCATGGAGCACCATACAGACTGGGTCAATGACATCGTCCTCTGTTGCAATGGAAAGACAT TGATATCTGCTTCATCAGACACGACAGTGAAAGTGTGGAATGCACACAAAGGATTCTGCATGTCAACGTTACGGACTCACAAG GACTATGTGAAGGCGTTGGCGTATGCTAAAGACAAGGAGCTGGTGGCGTCAGCAGGGTTAGACAGACAGATCTTCCTGTGGGATGTCAACACACTAACAGCACTGACCGCCTCCAACAACACTGTCACCA catcGTCCCTCAGTGGGAACAAGGACTCCATCTACAGCTTGGCTATGAACCAGATGGGGACAGTCATCGTGTCTGGCTCCACTGAAAAG GTCCTGAGAGTATGGGACCCTAGGACGTGTGCTAAGCTGATGAAGCTGAAAGGCCATTCCGACAACGTCAAGTCTCTGTTGCTGAACAGGGACGGCACACAG TGTCTGTCAGGCAGCTCAGATGGGACCATCAGGCTGTGGTCTCTGGGGCAGCAGAGGTGTATCGCTACGTATCGGGTCCATGACGAGGGCGTGTGGGCCCTGCAGGTGAACGAAGCCTTCACACACATCTACTCTGGAGGCAGAGACAAGAAGATCTACTGCACTGACCTGAGGAACCCTGATATCAGAGTACTCATCTGTGAGGAGAAGGCCCCTGTACTGAAG ATGGAACTGGACAGGTCAGCTGACCCTCCTCCTGTTATCTGGGTCTCCACCACAAAGTCATCTGTTAACAAATGG TCTCTAAAGGGAATCCACAACTTTCTGGCATCTGGGGATTATGACAATGACGTCACCACTCCCCTGATCCCACTGTGTACAACGCCTGAACAGGTCATCAAAG GAGGGGCCAGTATAATTCAGTGTCACATTCTGAATGACAAGAGGCACATCGTCACCAAAGACACCAACAACAACGTTGGATTCTGGGACGTGCTGAAAGCCTGCAAGGGAGAGGACCTGGGGAAAGTAGAGTTTGACGAAGAGATCAAGAAGAGGTTCAAGCATGTCTATGTCCCAAACTGGTTCTCTGTTGACCTCAAGACAGGG ATGCTGACCGTCACGCTGGATGAGAGCGACTGCTTCGCTGCCTGGGTGTCTGCTAAGGATGCTGGGTTCTCAAGCTCCGATGGATCGGACCCAAAAT tgaaccTTGGTGGACTGCTACTTCAGGCCCTGCTAGAGTTCTGGCCCAGGACACACCTCAACCCaatggatgaggaggaggatgaggtcaACCATG TAGCAGTGAATGGGGAGCAGGAGACGCGGGTGCAGAAGGGGAACGGGTACTTCCAGGTGCCTCCACACACTCCAGTCATCTTCGGAGAGGCAGGAGGGAGGACTCTGTTCCG ACTGTTGTGTAGGGACTCGGGTGGGGAGACAGAGTCTATGTTACTGAATGAGACAGTCCCACAGTGGGTCATAGACATCACCGTGGAC AAAAACATGCCCAAGTTCAACAAGATCCCATTCTACCTCCAGCCCCACTCGTCCTCTGGCGCCAAGACACTGAAGAA gGACCGTCTGTCTGCCAGTGACATGCTGCAGGTGAGGAAGGTGATGGAACACGTCTATGAGAAGATCATTAACCTGGACACTGAGTCCCAGACCACTGCCTCCTCCTCTGCAGCCAATGacaagccaggagagactgagaaGGATGAGGACGTGGCCCTCATGGCCGAGGAGAAGATCGAACTCATGTGTCAGGACCAG GTCCTGGACCCAAACATGGACCTGCGAACTGTCAAGCATTTTATCTGGAAGAGCGGAGGGGACTTGACACTTCACTATAGGCAGAAATCTACGTGA
- the LOC121534667 gene encoding uncharacterized protein LOC121534667, giving the protein MEMVYKCLILSLFIFFLAFQSNILMDRNNEKVALEFLSIFCNVSSLKMELRTDISEDLIYDKWMESISNILRIHKVEALRMEEESILYYIMMCIKVALLSVSPAIPDHPDLRYRTTSWTNTNQSRGLLLSSMESRGLFILSVIIIPACIWKIYQRWRSTETDPEAGHQGRETPNTPPPVQLVVSQSDLEGMLALLQSIQGHLDRLEKRCRSIRRPRTREKKRRVIRLMSQTESNSSSPSS; this is encoded by the exons ATGGAAATGGTTTACAAGTGCCTGATTCTCTCCTTGTTCATCTTCTTCTTGGCATTTCAAAGCAATATCCTCATGGACAGGAATAATGAAAAAGTTGCCTTGGAGTTTCTTAGCATTTTCTGTAATGTCAGTTCACTGAAGATGGAACTTAGAACAGACATAAGTGAAGACTTGATTTATGACAAATGGATGGAGTCCATCTCGAACATTCTCAGAATACACAAAGTTGAAGCAttgaggatggaagaggagagcaTACTCTACTACATTATGATGTGTATCAAGGTGGCCTTGCTGTCTGTAAGTCCTGCCATCCCAGACCATCCAGATCTCCGATACAGAACAACCTCATGGACAAACACCAACCAGTCCAGAGGCCTTCTTCTGTCTTCTATGGAATCACGTGGACTCTTCATCTTGTCGGTCATCATCATTCCAGCTTGCATTTGGAAG ATCTACCAGAGGTGGAGGAGTACAGAAACAGACCCAGAAGCAGGACATCAGGGCAGAGAGACTCCAAATACACCTCCACCTGTACAACTGGTCGTCTCCCAGTCTGACCTGGAAGGGATGCTGGCGCTGCTGCAGAGCATCCAAGGTCACCTCGATCGCTTGGAGAAAAGGTGTCGGAGTATCAGGAGGCCACGGacgagagagaagaagaggcggGTGATCCGGCTCATGAGTCAAACTGAGTCCAACTCCTCCTCGCCCTCTTCGTGA
- the LOC121535391 gene encoding WD repeat-containing protein 48 isoform X2, with translation MAAHHRQNGAGRRKVQVSYVIRDEVEKYNRNGVNALQLDPALNRLFTAGRDSIIRIWSVNQHKQDPYIASMEHHTDWVNDIVLCCNGKTLISASSDTTVKVWNAHKGFCMSTLRTHKDYVKALAYAKDKELVASAGLDRQIFLWDVNTLTALTASNNTVTTSSLSGNKDSIYSLAMNQMGTVIVSGSTEKVLRVWDPRTCAKLMKLKGHSDNVKSLLLNRDGTQCLSGSSDGTIRLWSLGQQRCIATYRVHDEGVWALQVNEAFTHIYSGGRDKKIYCTDLRNPDIRVLICEEKAPVLKMELDRSADPPPVIWVSTTKSSVNKWSLKGIHNFLASGDYDNDVTTPLIPLCTTPEQVIKGGASIIQCHILNDKRHIVTKDTNNNVGFWDVLKACKGEDLGKVEFDEEIKKRFKHVYVPNWFSVDLKTGMLTVTLDESDCFAAWVSAKDAGFSSSDGSDPKLNLGGLLLQALLEFWPRTHLNPMDEEEDEVNHAVNGEQETRVQKGNGYFQVPPHTPVIFGEAGGRTLFRLLCRDSGGETESMLLNETVPQWVIDITVDKNMPKFNKIPFYLQPHSSSGAKTLKKDRLSASDMLQVRKVMEHVYEKIINLDTESQTTASSSAANDKPGETEKDEDVALMAEEKIELMCQDQVLDPNMDLRTVKHFIWKSGGDLTLHYRQKST, from the exons ATGGCGGCCCACCACAGACAGAATGGCGCTGGGCGAAGGAAAGTACAG GTGTCTTATGTGATAAGAGACGAGGTGGAGAAGTACAATCGCAATGGGGTGAACGCTCTTCAGCTGGACCCTGCACTGAACCGGCTCTTCACCGCTGGGAGAGACTCTATCATCAGGATATGGAGCGTCAACCAGCACAAG CAGGACCCTTACATCGCTTCCATGGAGCACCATACAGACTGGGTCAATGACATCGTCCTCTGTTGCAATGGAAAGACAT TGATATCTGCTTCATCAGACACGACAGTGAAAGTGTGGAATGCACACAAAGGATTCTGCATGTCAACGTTACGGACTCACAAG GACTATGTGAAGGCGTTGGCGTATGCTAAAGACAAGGAGCTGGTGGCGTCAGCAGGGTTAGACAGACAGATCTTCCTGTGGGATGTCAACACACTAACAGCACTGACCGCCTCCAACAACACTGTCACCA catcGTCCCTCAGTGGGAACAAGGACTCCATCTACAGCTTGGCTATGAACCAGATGGGGACAGTCATCGTGTCTGGCTCCACTGAAAAG GTCCTGAGAGTATGGGACCCTAGGACGTGTGCTAAGCTGATGAAGCTGAAAGGCCATTCCGACAACGTCAAGTCTCTGTTGCTGAACAGGGACGGCACACAG TGTCTGTCAGGCAGCTCAGATGGGACCATCAGGCTGTGGTCTCTGGGGCAGCAGAGGTGTATCGCTACGTATCGGGTCCATGACGAGGGCGTGTGGGCCCTGCAGGTGAACGAAGCCTTCACACACATCTACTCTGGAGGCAGAGACAAGAAGATCTACTGCACTGACCTGAGGAACCCTGATATCAGAGTACTCATCTGTGAGGAGAAGGCCCCTGTACTGAAG ATGGAACTGGACAGGTCAGCTGACCCTCCTCCTGTTATCTGGGTCTCCACCACAAAGTCATCTGTTAACAAATGG TCTCTAAAGGGAATCCACAACTTTCTGGCATCTGGGGATTATGACAATGACGTCACCACTCCCCTGATCCCACTGTGTACAACGCCTGAACAGGTCATCAAAG GAGGGGCCAGTATAATTCAGTGTCACATTCTGAATGACAAGAGGCACATCGTCACCAAAGACACCAACAACAACGTTGGATTCTGGGACGTGCTGAAAGCCTGCAAGGGAGAGGACCTGGGGAAAGTAGAGTTTGACGAAGAGATCAAGAAGAGGTTCAAGCATGTCTATGTCCCAAACTGGTTCTCTGTTGACCTCAAGACAGGG ATGCTGACCGTCACGCTGGATGAGAGCGACTGCTTCGCTGCCTGGGTGTCTGCTAAGGATGCTGGGTTCTCAAGCTCCGATGGATCGGACCCAAAAT tgaaccTTGGTGGACTGCTACTTCAGGCCCTGCTAGAGTTCTGGCCCAGGACACACCTCAACCCaatggatgaggaggaggatgaggtcaACCATG CAGTGAATGGGGAGCAGGAGACGCGGGTGCAGAAGGGGAACGGGTACTTCCAGGTGCCTCCACACACTCCAGTCATCTTCGGAGAGGCAGGAGGGAGGACTCTGTTCCG ACTGTTGTGTAGGGACTCGGGTGGGGAGACAGAGTCTATGTTACTGAATGAGACAGTCCCACAGTGGGTCATAGACATCACCGTGGAC AAAAACATGCCCAAGTTCAACAAGATCCCATTCTACCTCCAGCCCCACTCGTCCTCTGGCGCCAAGACACTGAAGAA gGACCGTCTGTCTGCCAGTGACATGCTGCAGGTGAGGAAGGTGATGGAACACGTCTATGAGAAGATCATTAACCTGGACACTGAGTCCCAGACCACTGCCTCCTCCTCTGCAGCCAATGacaagccaggagagactgagaaGGATGAGGACGTGGCCCTCATGGCCGAGGAGAAGATCGAACTCATGTGTCAGGACCAG GTCCTGGACCCAAACATGGACCTGCGAACTGTCAAGCATTTTATCTGGAAGAGCGGAGGGGACTTGACACTTCACTATAGGCAGAAATCTACGTGA
- the LOC121535391 gene encoding WD repeat-containing protein 48 isoform X1, which yields MAAHHRQNGAGRRKVQVSYVIRDEVEKYNRNGVNALQLDPALNRLFTAGRDSIIRIWSVNQHKQDPYIASMEHHTDWVNDIVLCCNGKTLISASSDTTVKVWNAHKGFCMSTLRTHKDYVKALAYAKDKELVASAGLDRQIFLWDVNTLTALTASNNTVTTSSLSGNKDSIYSLAMNQMGTVIVSGSTEKVLRVWDPRTCAKLMKLKGHSDNVKSLLLNRDGTQCLSGSSDGTIRLWSLGQQRCIATYRVHDEGVWALQVNEAFTHIYSGGRDKKIYCTDLRNPDIRVLICEEKAPVLKMELDRSADPPPVIWVSTTKSSVNKWSLKGIHNFLASGDYDNDVTTPLIPLCTTPEQVIKGGASIIQCHILNDKRHIVTKDTNNNVGFWDVLKACKGEDLGKVEFDEEIKKRFKHVYVPNWFSVDLKTGMLTVTLDESDCFAAWVSAKDAGFSSSDGSDPKLNLGGLLLQALLEFWPRTHLNPMDEEEDEVNHVAVNGEQETRVQKGNGYFQVPPHTPVIFGEAGGRTLFRLLCRDSGGETESMLLNETVPQWVIDITVDKNMPKFNKIPFYLQPHSSSGAKTLKKDRLSASDMLQVRKVMEHVYEKIINLDTESQTTASSSAANDKPGETEKDEDVALMAEEKIELMCQDQVLDPNMDLRTVKHFIWKSGGDLTLHYRQKST from the exons ATGGCGGCCCACCACAGACAGAATGGCGCTGGGCGAAGGAAAGTACAG GTGTCTTATGTGATAAGAGACGAGGTGGAGAAGTACAATCGCAATGGGGTGAACGCTCTTCAGCTGGACCCTGCACTGAACCGGCTCTTCACCGCTGGGAGAGACTCTATCATCAGGATATGGAGCGTCAACCAGCACAAG CAGGACCCTTACATCGCTTCCATGGAGCACCATACAGACTGGGTCAATGACATCGTCCTCTGTTGCAATGGAAAGACAT TGATATCTGCTTCATCAGACACGACAGTGAAAGTGTGGAATGCACACAAAGGATTCTGCATGTCAACGTTACGGACTCACAAG GACTATGTGAAGGCGTTGGCGTATGCTAAAGACAAGGAGCTGGTGGCGTCAGCAGGGTTAGACAGACAGATCTTCCTGTGGGATGTCAACACACTAACAGCACTGACCGCCTCCAACAACACTGTCACCA catcGTCCCTCAGTGGGAACAAGGACTCCATCTACAGCTTGGCTATGAACCAGATGGGGACAGTCATCGTGTCTGGCTCCACTGAAAAG GTCCTGAGAGTATGGGACCCTAGGACGTGTGCTAAGCTGATGAAGCTGAAAGGCCATTCCGACAACGTCAAGTCTCTGTTGCTGAACAGGGACGGCACACAG TGTCTGTCAGGCAGCTCAGATGGGACCATCAGGCTGTGGTCTCTGGGGCAGCAGAGGTGTATCGCTACGTATCGGGTCCATGACGAGGGCGTGTGGGCCCTGCAGGTGAACGAAGCCTTCACACACATCTACTCTGGAGGCAGAGACAAGAAGATCTACTGCACTGACCTGAGGAACCCTGATATCAGAGTACTCATCTGTGAGGAGAAGGCCCCTGTACTGAAG ATGGAACTGGACAGGTCAGCTGACCCTCCTCCTGTTATCTGGGTCTCCACCACAAAGTCATCTGTTAACAAATGG TCTCTAAAGGGAATCCACAACTTTCTGGCATCTGGGGATTATGACAATGACGTCACCACTCCCCTGATCCCACTGTGTACAACGCCTGAACAGGTCATCAAAG GAGGGGCCAGTATAATTCAGTGTCACATTCTGAATGACAAGAGGCACATCGTCACCAAAGACACCAACAACAACGTTGGATTCTGGGACGTGCTGAAAGCCTGCAAGGGAGAGGACCTGGGGAAAGTAGAGTTTGACGAAGAGATCAAGAAGAGGTTCAAGCATGTCTATGTCCCAAACTGGTTCTCTGTTGACCTCAAGACAGGG ATGCTGACCGTCACGCTGGATGAGAGCGACTGCTTCGCTGCCTGGGTGTCTGCTAAGGATGCTGGGTTCTCAAGCTCCGATGGATCGGACCCAAAAT tgaaccTTGGTGGACTGCTACTTCAGGCCCTGCTAGAGTTCTGGCCCAGGACACACCTCAACCCaatggatgaggaggaggatgaggtcaACCATG TAGCAGTGAATGGGGAGCAGGAGACGCGGGTGCAGAAGGGGAACGGGTACTTCCAGGTGCCTCCACACACTCCAGTCATCTTCGGAGAGGCAGGAGGGAGGACTCTGTTCCG ACTGTTGTGTAGGGACTCGGGTGGGGAGACAGAGTCTATGTTACTGAATGAGACAGTCCCACAGTGGGTCATAGACATCACCGTGGAC AAAAACATGCCCAAGTTCAACAAGATCCCATTCTACCTCCAGCCCCACTCGTCCTCTGGCGCCAAGACACTGAAGAA gGACCGTCTGTCTGCCAGTGACATGCTGCAGGTGAGGAAGGTGATGGAACACGTCTATGAGAAGATCATTAACCTGGACACTGAGTCCCAGACCACTGCCTCCTCCTCTGCAGCCAATGacaagccaggagagactgagaaGGATGAGGACGTGGCCCTCATGGCCGAGGAGAAGATCGAACTCATGTGTCAGGACCAG GTCCTGGACCCAAACATGGACCTGCGAACTGTCAAGCATTTTATCTGGAAGAGCGGAGGGGACTTGACACTTCACTATAGGCAGAAATCTACGTGA
- the gorasp1a gene encoding Golgi reassembly-stacking protein 1a has translation MGLSQSTGVSEGGTDGYHVHGVQENSPAEKAGLEPFFDFILSLGDHRLNQENDTLKDLLKANVEKAVTMEVYSTKTMKLREVEVVPSNMWGGQGLLGASVRFCSYQGANENVWHVLDVDVNSPAALASLQAHSDFIVGADQVLQDSEDFFSLIEAHEGKPLKLLIYNTETDACREVVVTPNGAWGGEGSLGCGIGYGYLHRIPTMFPSLPEDGTTPEIPTNGYEEASLMVGQSGPRLGQGAEITDRQNTLAQITLQEDDSPLPPPIQGVMDPGFSESEVAMMTPDPSEDMADRLDLSVSSIDMTGTSLAVHEDVHEEKDNDNLSGIEELGDSEIPEKPPENQMETEPQESLILPTGSQDLMSESAGSPDTVVEAPFAPPLADAEASLPDPDVTSFSPSPPQDQLQPEPLADLLLQPQVSDLLVGDSLTQEDVTLDGTTPEPMLEPDVIGSLEQLSVEQSETTAAEHHHDNHECCHDHHHEHEVSNQEVVEE, from the exons ATGGGTTTATCACAAAGCACCGGTGTGTCGGAAGGAGGAACAGATGGATACCACGTGCACGGG GTGCAGGAGAATTCCCCTGCAGAAAAAGCTGGTTTGGAGCCATTCTTTGACTTCATCCTCTCTCTGGGAGACCACAGACTG AACCAGGAGAATGACACGCTAAAGGACCTTCTGAAGGCTAACGTGGAGAAGGCGGTGACGATGGAGGTGTACAGCACTAAGACCATGAAGCtgagggaggtggaggtggtgccCAGTAACATGTGGGGAGGACAGGGCCTGCTGGGGGCCTCTGTCAGGTTCTGTAGCTACCAGGGAGCCAACGAGAACGTCTGGCATGTGCTG GATGTGGATGTTAACTCACCGGCTGCGTTGGCCAGCCTTCAGGCCCACAGTGACTTCATCGTCGGAGCAGACCAGGTGTTGCAGGAT TCGGAGGATTTCTTTTCCCTGATTGAGGCCCACGAGGGGAAACCTCTGAAGCTGCTAATCTACAACACAGAGACGGATGCCTGCAGAGAGGTGGTGGTCACACCCAATGGGgcctggggaggagaggggag TTTGGGTTGTGGTATCGGATACGGCTACTTGCACAGGATCCCGACCATGTTTCCCTCTCTACCTGAAGATGGCACCACACCAGAGATACCCACCAATGGATACGAAGAG GCGTCTCTGATGGTGGGTCAGTCCGGCCCACGCCTGGGACAGGGAGCAGAGATAACAGACCGACAAAACACACTGGCACAGATCACTCTGCAAGAGGATGACAGTCCTCTACCTCCACCCATACAGGGAGTCATGGATCCAG GCTTCTCTGAGTCTGAGGTGGCTATGATGACCCCTGACCCATCAGAAGACATGGCTGATCGGCTGGACCTGTCTGTCTCGTCCATCGACATGACTGGCACCTCTCTGGCCGTGCACGAGGATGTGCACGAGGAAAAGGACAACGACAACCTCTCCGGCATCG AAGAGCTGGGTGACAGTGAGATTCCTGAGAAGCCACCAGAGAACCAGATGGAGACTGAACCTCAGGAGTCTCTTATCCTGCCCACCGGATCACAAGACCTAATGTCCGAATCCGCTGGATCCCCTGACACAGTTGTGGAGGCTCCATTTGCCCCTCCTCTTGCTGATGCTGAAGCCTCGctcccagacccagacgtcacctccttctccccctcccctccccaggaCCAGCTCCAGCCAGAGCCCCTGGCCGACCTCCTGCTTCAGCCCCAGGTCAGTGACCTCTTGGTGGGGGACTCTCTCACTCAAGAGGACGTCACATTGGATGGAACAACACCAGAGCCAATGTTAGAGCCAGACGTCATCGGCTCACTGGAGCAACTCTCTGTGGAACAGTCGGAAACCACCGCAGCGGAACACCACCATGACAACCACGAGTGTTGCCATGACCACCACCACGAGCATGAGGTGAGCAACCAGGAAGTGGTGGAGGAGTAG